One genomic segment of Amycolatopsis sp. WQ 127309 includes these proteins:
- a CDS encoding zinc-binding dehydrogenase — MRAVVQHGTGGPGVLKVEERPEPARREGEVLIRVGAISVPFYETQLRAGMLPGGEPAVFGHEAAGVVIEADDPALKGKRVVSMSYVGGAYAEVVASSRYTVVPEHVSAESAVAAAVPASVAVVLLRTANVGDGETVLVEAASGAIGGYLTRLAKDAGARVIATAGGGKAVPRADVVLDHDDPDWRTQVPDGIDVVFESIGGPRAAEVLPKVVPRGRVLAYGLLSGEFPVITVADLIPRGLTLIGFGGPDAYGKDAGAATGEALGLVGDGTLTPVIDRTYALDDVVEAHARVESREGVGKVLLVP; from the coding sequence ATGCGAGCAGTGGTGCAGCACGGCACTGGTGGTCCCGGCGTGCTGAAGGTCGAGGAACGACCTGAGCCCGCGCGCCGTGAAGGCGAGGTGCTGATCCGTGTCGGGGCGATCTCGGTGCCGTTCTACGAAACCCAGCTGCGGGCCGGGATGCTGCCCGGTGGGGAGCCCGCGGTGTTCGGGCACGAGGCCGCGGGCGTTGTCATCGAGGCTGACGATCCCGCGTTGAAAGGCAAACGCGTTGTCAGCATGTCCTACGTCGGCGGCGCCTACGCCGAAGTCGTCGCCTCTAGCAGGTACACCGTGGTTCCCGAGCACGTCTCCGCGGAAAGCGCGGTCGCCGCCGCCGTGCCCGCGTCGGTGGCCGTGGTGCTGCTGAGGACCGCGAACGTCGGCGATGGCGAGACCGTGCTGGTCGAAGCCGCGTCCGGGGCGATCGGCGGTTACCTGACGCGGCTGGCGAAGGACGCGGGCGCGCGGGTCATCGCGACCGCCGGTGGCGGGAAGGCCGTTCCCCGCGCCGACGTCGTGCTCGACCACGACGATCCGGACTGGCGAACCCAGGTCCCCGACGGGATCGACGTCGTCTTCGAGTCGATCGGCGGGCCGCGGGCGGCCGAAGTCCTGCCGAAGGTCGTGCCGCGTGGGCGGGTTCTCGCGTACGGCCTGCTCAGCGGCGAGTTTCCGGTGATCACGGTCGCCGACCTCATCCCGCGTGGGCTCACGCTGATCGGCTTCGGCGGGCCGGACGCCTACGGCAAGGACGCCGGCGCCGCCACCGGCGAGGCGCTGGGCCTCGTCGGTGACGGCACGCTGACACCCGTGATCGACCGGACGTACGCGCTCGACGACGTCGTCGAGGCGCACGCCCGCGTCGAGAGCCGCGAAGGCGTCGGCAAGGTCCTTCTCGTGCCCTAG
- the pdhA gene encoding pyruvate dehydrogenase (acetyl-transferring) E1 component subunit alpha — protein sequence MPSEQWTHPEPGDGPAAVAAQPSPEQVIAGLRATSEGGAELTQLLTPEGERVPSPQFDKYVDDIDDEALRGLYRDMVLVRRADREANAMQRQGQLGIWVPLLGQEAAQIGSGRALKQNDMAFPSYREHGVAYARGVDMKDLLGIFRCTDHSGWDYKAHGFHPYCIVIGNQVLNAAGYAMGQRFEGKVGDDDGEATICYFGDGATSQGDVHEGFVWAAVYDAPLVFFCQNNQWAISEPTERQSRLPLYQRARGYGFPGIRVDGNDVLACLAVSRWALDECRHGNGPVLIEAFTYRMDAHTTTDDPSRYRLSDELEEWKLKDPIERVRAFLARKGGADHDFFDQVQAEADAFAADLREYTFNMPEPPPERIFSNVYAEGNPVLDAQREEFLSYLDGFAAAGEH from the coding sequence ATGCCGTCCGAACAGTGGACGCACCCGGAGCCTGGAGATGGACCGGCCGCCGTCGCGGCCCAGCCTTCCCCCGAGCAGGTGATCGCCGGATTGCGAGCGACCAGCGAAGGTGGCGCTGAGCTGACTCAGCTGCTCACCCCCGAAGGCGAGCGGGTCCCGTCGCCGCAGTTCGACAAGTACGTCGACGACATCGACGACGAAGCCCTGCGCGGCCTGTACCGCGACATGGTGCTCGTCCGCCGCGCGGACCGCGAGGCCAACGCGATGCAGCGCCAGGGCCAGCTCGGCATCTGGGTCCCGCTGCTCGGCCAGGAGGCCGCGCAGATCGGCTCCGGCCGCGCGCTGAAGCAGAACGACATGGCGTTCCCCAGCTACCGCGAGCACGGCGTCGCGTACGCGCGCGGGGTCGACATGAAGGACCTGCTGGGCATCTTCCGCTGCACCGACCACAGCGGCTGGGACTACAAGGCCCACGGCTTCCACCCGTACTGCATCGTCATCGGCAACCAGGTGCTCAACGCCGCGGGGTACGCGATGGGGCAGCGGTTCGAGGGCAAGGTCGGCGACGACGACGGCGAAGCCACGATCTGCTACTTCGGTGACGGCGCGACCTCGCAGGGCGACGTCCACGAGGGCTTCGTCTGGGCCGCGGTCTACGACGCGCCGCTCGTGTTCTTTTGCCAGAACAACCAGTGGGCGATCTCCGAGCCGACCGAACGCCAGTCGCGCCTGCCGCTCTACCAGCGCGCCCGCGGTTACGGCTTCCCCGGCATCCGCGTCGACGGCAACGACGTCCTGGCCTGCCTCGCGGTGTCCCGCTGGGCGCTCGACGAGTGCCGCCACGGCAACGGCCCGGTGCTGATCGAGGCGTTCACCTACCGGATGGACGCGCACACGACGACCGACGACCCGTCGCGCTACCGGCTCTCCGACGAGCTCGAAGAGTGGAAGCTCAAGGACCCGATCGAGCGCGTCCGGGCGTTCCTGGCCCGCAAGGGCGGCGCCGACCACGACTTCTTCGACCAGGTCCAGGCCGAGGCCGACGCCTTCGCAGCGGACCTGCGCGAGTACACGTTCAACATGCCGGAGCCGCCGCCGGAGCGGATCTTCAGCAACGTCTACGCCGAGGGCAACCCGGTGCTGGACGCGCAGCGCGAAGAGTTCCTGTCCTACCTCGACGGCTTCGCAGCGGCGGGTGAGCACTGA
- a CDS encoding M20/M25/M40 family metallo-hydrolase codes for MEPKTVRESVVSGWTDDVIPSLSGLVAIPALSPAFDADWAKTGHLAAAVEHVRAWIAARDLPGATIDVVELPDRTPLLLVDVPATPGAAAEGTVLMYGHLDKQPPVGGWSEGLDPWTPVIRDGRLYGRGSVDDGYSGYAATTSIEAVHAAGGEHARIVVLLETGEESGSPDLPAYVEHLADRIGEVSLVVCLDAGGSDYERLWLVTSLRGMLHLDVNVQLLGSAQHSGVASGVVASSFRILRSLIERLEDSATGELLLDELKVDVPADRLAELEAVSKDFPEALSKAFPLVEGGRVITEDALELMLNNAWRPTLSIIGADGFPKPADAGNVLRESTTLTLSFRLPPTADAAKALEAVKRTLTTDVPYGAKVTFGDNPQSEDGWNAPAESPWLTAALRRISDDVFGQPHRATGMGGSIPFMGLLSRKYPAAQFLVTGACGSDSNIHVPDEWLHLEYAQQVTEAVAHILDAHARG; via the coding sequence GTGGAACCGAAAACCGTGCGTGAATCCGTCGTGTCCGGCTGGACCGACGACGTCATCCCGAGCCTGTCCGGGCTGGTGGCCATCCCCGCCCTGTCCCCGGCGTTCGACGCCGACTGGGCGAAGACCGGGCACCTGGCCGCCGCCGTCGAGCACGTCCGCGCGTGGATTGCCGCGCGCGACCTGCCGGGCGCGACGATCGACGTCGTCGAGCTGCCGGACCGGACCCCGTTGCTGCTCGTCGACGTCCCGGCGACCCCGGGCGCGGCGGCCGAGGGCACCGTCCTGATGTACGGCCACCTGGACAAGCAGCCCCCGGTGGGCGGCTGGTCCGAGGGTCTCGACCCGTGGACGCCGGTGATCCGCGACGGCCGGCTGTACGGCCGCGGCTCCGTCGACGACGGCTACTCCGGCTACGCGGCGACGACGTCGATCGAAGCCGTGCACGCCGCCGGCGGCGAGCACGCCCGGATCGTCGTGCTGCTGGAGACCGGCGAGGAGTCCGGCAGCCCCGACCTGCCCGCCTACGTCGAGCACCTGGCCGACCGGATCGGCGAGGTCTCGCTGGTCGTCTGCCTCGACGCCGGTGGCAGCGACTACGAGCGGTTGTGGCTGGTCACGAGCCTGCGCGGGATGTTGCACCTGGACGTCAACGTCCAGCTGCTGGGCTCGGCGCAGCACTCCGGCGTCGCTTCGGGCGTCGTCGCGAGCTCGTTCCGCATTCTGCGAAGCCTGATCGAGCGCCTCGAGGACAGTGCCACCGGTGAGCTGCTGCTCGACGAGCTGAAGGTCGACGTCCCGGCGGACCGGCTGGCCGAGCTGGAGGCCGTCTCGAAGGACTTCCCGGAGGCGCTGTCGAAGGCGTTCCCGCTGGTCGAGGGCGGTCGCGTGATCACCGAGGACGCGCTGGAGCTGATGCTCAACAACGCGTGGCGGCCGACGCTGTCGATCATCGGCGCCGACGGCTTCCCGAAGCCGGCCGACGCGGGCAACGTCCTGCGCGAGAGCACGACGTTGACGCTGAGCTTCCGCCTCCCGCCGACGGCCGACGCCGCGAAGGCGCTCGAAGCCGTGAAGCGGACCCTGACAACGGACGTCCCGTACGGCGCGAAGGTGACCTTCGGCGACAACCCGCAGTCGGAGGACGGCTGGAACGCGCCGGCCGAGTCCCCCTGGCTGACGGCGGCCCTGCGCCGCATCAGCGACGACGTCTTCGGCCAGCCGCACCGCGCGACGGGCATGGGCGGTTCGATCCCGTTCATGGGCCTGCTGTCGCGCAAGTACCCGGCGGCGCAGTTCCTGGTCACGGGAGCGTGCGGCTCGGACTCGAACATCCACGTGCCGGACGAGTGGCTGCACCTGGAGTACGCACAGCAGGTCACGGAGGCCGTCGCACACATCCTGGACGCCCACGCCCGCGGCTGA
- a CDS encoding ABC transporter ATP-binding protein gives MEFAIARRGRRRAISTVPDSGLTGPVDIPEPKQDDQPKDWRSRLKRAKTSVSGTVRGLPKVVKLTWQASPILTILLALITLLSGLLPTVTAYIAKLLLDSVVAAIQHRGTTMDIVNVALFQFGVLVATAVSSAVTSIAQTLLQERMTLTIRHQVMAHASELHLAYFEGSASYDMLRQAAQEAPTRPLSMMNSALGLVRTLITFGSMIALLVAVSPLLALVALLAPIPAFISQSKYGSRAFWLTFLMSPIKRRMDYLSSLVTTDTYAKETKLFGLGPYFVDRFRRLGVVSYERQRKLTINRNISSTSWGLLSTFVGSAIALYIALEAVGGRLTLGDLALYTAAATSVQTSVSGLFTAFSGMYENNLYLDTLYRFLGTKPEITAPAEPRPIPSTVEGHIEFDSVTFAYPGAEEPALDGVSFEIRPGETVAVVGRNGAGKSTLFKLLCRLYDPTGGRILLDGVDIREYDPDELRTRISAMFQDYVTYQGTAAENIGLGDQSRLEDRPHIEDSARRAGADERIERLPNGYETPLGRWFDQGVSLSGGEWQKIALARAFQREAPILILDEPTSALDAQAEHDLFARLRELSEGRTTLYISHRFSTVRQAERILLLEHGKVAEYGTHEQLMAAKAGYADLFTLQAQAYLDEIPS, from the coding sequence ATGGAGTTCGCGATCGCCCGGCGCGGCCGGCGGCGAGCCATCTCGACGGTCCCGGACAGCGGGCTGACCGGCCCGGTCGACATCCCGGAGCCGAAGCAGGACGACCAGCCGAAGGACTGGCGTTCCCGGCTGAAACGCGCGAAGACGTCGGTCTCGGGCACGGTCCGCGGCCTGCCGAAGGTCGTGAAGCTGACCTGGCAGGCGAGCCCGATCCTAACCATCCTGCTGGCGCTGATCACGCTGCTGTCGGGCCTGCTGCCGACGGTGACCGCGTACATCGCGAAGCTGCTGCTCGACTCGGTCGTCGCGGCGATCCAGCACCGCGGCACGACGATGGACATCGTCAACGTCGCGTTGTTCCAGTTCGGCGTGCTCGTCGCGACCGCGGTCAGCAGCGCGGTGACGTCGATCGCGCAGACGTTGCTGCAGGAACGCATGACCCTGACCATCCGCCACCAGGTGATGGCGCACGCCAGCGAGCTGCACCTGGCCTACTTCGAGGGCTCGGCGTCCTACGACATGCTGCGCCAGGCCGCGCAGGAAGCGCCGACGCGCCCGCTGTCGATGATGAACTCCGCGCTGGGGCTCGTGCGGACGCTGATCACGTTCGGCAGCATGATCGCGCTGCTGGTGGCCGTCAGCCCGCTGCTGGCACTGGTCGCGTTGCTCGCGCCGATCCCGGCGTTCATCTCGCAGTCGAAGTACGGCTCGCGCGCGTTCTGGCTCACCTTCCTGATGTCGCCGATCAAGCGCCGGATGGACTACCTGTCTTCGCTGGTCACGACGGACACCTACGCCAAGGAGACGAAGCTGTTCGGGCTCGGCCCGTACTTCGTCGACCGGTTCCGCCGGCTCGGTGTCGTCTCCTACGAGCGGCAGCGGAAGCTGACGATCAACCGCAACATCAGCTCGACGTCCTGGGGCCTGCTGAGCACGTTCGTGGGATCGGCGATCGCGTTGTACATCGCGCTGGAAGCGGTCGGCGGACGGCTCACGCTCGGCGACCTGGCGCTGTACACGGCCGCGGCGACGTCCGTGCAGACGTCGGTGTCCGGGCTGTTCACGGCGTTTTCCGGGATGTACGAGAACAACCTCTACCTCGACACGCTCTACCGCTTCCTGGGCACGAAACCGGAGATCACGGCGCCCGCGGAGCCACGGCCCATACCGTCCACAGTGGAGGGTCACATCGAGTTCGACTCGGTGACCTTCGCCTACCCGGGCGCGGAGGAGCCGGCGCTCGACGGCGTCAGCTTCGAGATCCGCCCGGGCGAAACAGTCGCTGTGGTGGGCCGCAACGGCGCGGGCAAGTCGACGCTGTTCAAGCTGCTCTGCCGGCTCTACGACCCGACCGGCGGCCGGATCCTCCTCGACGGCGTCGACATCCGCGAGTACGACCCGGACGAGCTGCGGACGCGGATCAGCGCGATGTTCCAGGACTACGTGACCTACCAGGGCACGGCGGCGGAGAACATCGGCCTCGGCGACCAGAGCCGGCTCGAGGACCGGCCCCACATCGAGGACTCGGCCCGCCGAGCCGGGGCCGACGAGCGCATCGAGCGGCTGCCGAACGGCTACGAAACGCCGTTGGGGCGCTGGTTCGACCAGGGCGTCAGCCTGTCCGGTGGCGAGTGGCAGAAGATCGCGCTGGCCAGGGCGTTCCAGCGCGAGGCGCCGATCCTGATCCTCGACGAGCCGACGTCGGCCCTGGACGCGCAGGCGGAGCACGACCTGTTCGCACGCCTGCGCGAACTGTCCGAGGGCCGCACGACGCTGTACATCTCGCACCGGTTCTCGACCGTGCGCCAAGCGGAGCGGATCCTGTTGCTGGAGCACGGAAAGGTCGCCGAGTACGGCACGCACGAGCAGCTGATGGCGGCGAAGGCGGGCTACGCGGACCTGTTCACGCTCCAGGCGCAGGCGTACCTGGACGAGATTCCGAGCTAG
- a CDS encoding TetR/AcrR family transcriptional regulator, with translation MSAEARRSMIVHAVLPLLMEHGATVTTSQIARAAGIGEGTIFRAFKDKDELFDACTAEALRPDHVLDAIAEIPVDQPLEDRLVEAAEALGAHLERMGALMGALHASGRIKHRDPEQRLRGSWKGGRRESMAAMRGAMTELFEPEKDRLRLSPEHLAALFLTMLFGGRRMAPDDDAPTTRQVVDLFLHGALEAE, from the coding sequence ATGAGCGCCGAAGCCCGGCGCAGCATGATCGTGCACGCGGTGCTGCCCCTGCTGATGGAGCACGGGGCCACCGTCACCACGAGCCAGATCGCCCGCGCCGCCGGCATCGGCGAGGGCACCATCTTCCGCGCGTTCAAGGACAAGGACGAGCTGTTCGACGCCTGCACGGCCGAAGCCCTGCGTCCCGACCACGTCCTCGACGCCATCGCCGAGATCCCCGTCGACCAGCCGCTCGAAGACCGGCTCGTCGAAGCCGCCGAAGCGCTCGGCGCCCACCTCGAGCGGATGGGCGCGCTGATGGGCGCCCTCCACGCGTCCGGCCGGATCAAGCACCGCGACCCCGAGCAGCGCCTGCGCGGCAGCTGGAAGGGCGGCCGCCGGGAGTCGATGGCCGCCATGCGCGGCGCGATGACCGAGCTGTTCGAGCCCGAGAAGGACCGGCTGCGGCTGTCGCCCGAGCACCTGGCCGCGCTGTTCCTCACCATGCTGTTCGGCGGCCGCCGGATGGCCCCGGACGACGACGCGCCCACCACGCGCCAGGTGGTCGATCTGTTCCTGCACGGCGCGTTGGAGGCTGAATGA
- a CDS encoding pentapeptide repeat-containing protein: MLAAVAISLGRRRPRLTFPQVRVRRGIAMSVLAWLFIAIVVAGGTAGGLLWFLGWPHLPNAAVFDVTQVLDLLKIALSVVAGFGGVVLLAVNYRKQRVTENEHALAVEKAKRETVQGFNERLGTAAEQLAHDSPAVRLTGVYALAGLADDWDDKRQVCVDVLCGYLRIAPEVVSPGEAEVRQAILRMFRDRLGPSGGWRRSPVDFDFTGVTFDNADFSELRFAGSVVFDRAEFLRDLTSFAGSVFVGGLSCHGTRFAAHHTTFARAWFTGKAEFVGAEFAGRELSFRGWEVAGGPVDFYRCRFLAERLDFSSLGLQAGVVRFGKLDFVDIELDLRNVVSNWVGDGGLARLTFEDVRFLRCRLDLETHSSHERMVWFVNSVLDTVTVAVDELEELKPWLTAAEPWLNFRDVELRGGTVVPERYLRRSAQQRLDH; the protein is encoded by the coding sequence GTGCTTGCCGCGGTCGCGATCAGCTTGGGACGGCGGCGGCCTCGGCTCACGTTTCCGCAGGTCAGGGTGCGTCGCGGCATTGCAATGTCCGTTCTCGCGTGGCTGTTCATCGCGATCGTCGTCGCGGGTGGCACCGCCGGTGGGTTGCTGTGGTTCCTTGGCTGGCCGCACCTGCCGAATGCCGCTGTCTTCGACGTCACCCAGGTGCTCGACCTGTTGAAGATCGCCCTCTCGGTGGTCGCCGGGTTCGGTGGGGTTGTGCTGCTCGCCGTCAACTACCGCAAGCAGCGGGTCACCGAGAACGAGCACGCTCTCGCCGTCGAGAAGGCCAAGCGTGAGACCGTCCAGGGCTTCAACGAACGCCTCGGCACCGCCGCCGAACAGCTTGCTCACGATAGCCCCGCGGTGCGCCTGACCGGTGTCTACGCGCTTGCCGGCCTCGCCGACGACTGGGACGACAAGCGCCAGGTCTGCGTCGACGTCCTCTGCGGCTACCTGCGCATCGCGCCGGAGGTGGTGTCGCCCGGTGAGGCCGAGGTGCGGCAGGCGATCCTGCGGATGTTCCGCGACCGGCTCGGCCCCAGTGGCGGGTGGCGTCGGTCGCCCGTCGATTTCGACTTCACCGGAGTGACCTTCGACAACGCGGACTTCTCCGAGCTCCGGTTCGCCGGCTCGGTCGTGTTCGACCGAGCGGAGTTCCTCCGTGACCTGACATCCTTCGCCGGTTCGGTGTTCGTGGGTGGCCTCAGCTGTCACGGAACGCGGTTCGCCGCCCATCACACGACCTTCGCGCGCGCGTGGTTCACGGGGAAGGCCGAGTTCGTCGGCGCCGAGTTCGCCGGTCGGGAACTGAGCTTCCGTGGCTGGGAGGTCGCCGGGGGGCCGGTCGACTTCTACCGATGCCGGTTTCTCGCCGAGCGGCTGGACTTCTCGTCGCTCGGCCTCCAGGCCGGCGTGGTGCGGTTCGGGAAGCTCGACTTCGTCGACATCGAGCTGGATCTGCGGAACGTGGTGAGCAACTGGGTCGGCGACGGTGGCCTCGCCCGGCTGACCTTCGAAGACGTGCGGTTCCTTCGATGCAGGCTCGACCTGGAAACACATTCGTCTCACGAGCGGATGGTCTGGTTCGTCAACAGCGTGCTGGACACGGTGACGGTGGCGGTCGACGAGCTCGAAGAGCTCAAGCCCTGGCTGACCGCCGCGGAGCCGTGGTTGAACTTCCGTGACGTCGAACTCCGAGGTGGCACCGTCGTGCCCGAGCGATACCTGCGGCGGTCAGCGCAGCAGCGTCTCGATCATTGA
- a CDS encoding dihydrolipoamide acetyltransferase family protein has translation MPTFKQFPLADTAEGLTEADILSWHVKPGDTVTVNQIVVEIETAKAAVELPIPWAGVVTELHVEPGQTVEVGTPILTIDVDPGGAATPAPAASPAAASAPAEEEEMKPLVGYGSKAVVTQRRARKGAAPAAAVAAPAPAPVAPAAPAPRGGYVPLAKPPVRKLAKELGVDLHALTGTADGGVITRDDVHKAANGSAPAAAAVSTVDSGYDPATRERRVPIKGVRKMTAAAMVQSAYTAPHVTEFLTIDVTPMMEFREKLKKSREFAGVKVTPLTFAAKAVCLAAKRTPDINAVWDEAAQEIVYKDYVHLGIAAATPRGLIVPKVRDADSLSLKELAGALTALTEVARQGKTSPADMANGTITITNVGVFGVDTGTPIINPGESAILCLGAIKDQPWVVDGEIKVRKVLQLSLSFDHRVVDGQQGSEFLADVGALLSDPAMAMTY, from the coding sequence ATGCCAACGTTCAAGCAGTTCCCCCTGGCCGACACGGCCGAGGGGCTGACCGAAGCCGACATCCTTTCGTGGCACGTCAAGCCGGGCGACACGGTGACGGTCAACCAGATCGTGGTCGAGATCGAGACCGCGAAGGCCGCCGTCGAGCTGCCGATCCCGTGGGCCGGTGTGGTCACGGAGCTGCACGTCGAGCCGGGCCAGACGGTGGAGGTCGGCACGCCGATCCTCACCATCGACGTCGACCCTGGCGGCGCGGCGACTCCGGCTCCGGCCGCTTCTCCGGCCGCCGCTTCGGCTCCGGCCGAGGAAGAGGAGATGAAACCGCTGGTCGGCTACGGCTCCAAGGCCGTCGTCACGCAGCGGCGGGCCCGGAAGGGCGCGGCTCCCGCGGCCGCCGTCGCTGCTCCTGCACCCGCTCCCGTCGCGCCCGCTGCTCCTGCACCTCGGGGCGGTTACGTGCCGCTGGCCAAGCCGCCGGTGCGGAAGCTGGCCAAGGAGCTGGGTGTCGACCTGCACGCGCTGACCGGCACCGCCGACGGCGGCGTCATCACGCGGGACGACGTCCACAAGGCGGCCAACGGCTCCGCCCCGGCCGCCGCGGCTGTGTCCACTGTGGACTCGGGCTACGACCCGGCCACCCGCGAGCGGCGCGTTCCCATCAAGGGCGTCCGCAAGATGACCGCGGCCGCGATGGTGCAGAGCGCGTACACCGCCCCGCACGTCACGGAGTTCCTGACCATCGACGTCACGCCGATGATGGAGTTCCGGGAGAAGCTGAAGAAGTCGCGGGAATTCGCCGGCGTGAAGGTCACGCCGCTGACGTTCGCGGCGAAGGCCGTGTGCCTGGCGGCGAAGCGCACGCCGGACATCAACGCGGTGTGGGACGAGGCGGCGCAGGAGATCGTCTACAAGGACTACGTGCACCTCGGGATCGCGGCGGCCACGCCCCGCGGCCTGATCGTGCCGAAGGTCCGCGACGCCGACTCGCTGTCGCTGAAGGAACTCGCGGGCGCGCTGACCGCCTTGACGGAGGTCGCCCGCCAGGGCAAGACGTCCCCGGCGGACATGGCGAACGGCACGATCACGATCACCAACGTCGGCGTGTTCGGCGTCGACACCGGCACGCCGATCATCAACCCGGGCGAGTCCGCGATCCTGTGCCTCGGCGCCATCAAGGACCAGCCGTGGGTCGTGGACGGCGAGATCAAGGTCCGCAAGGTGCTGCAGCTGTCGCTGAGCTTCGACCACCGCGTGGTCGACGGCCAGCAGGGCTCGGAGTTCCTGGCCGACGTCGGCGCCCTCTTGTCCGACCCAGCCATGGCGATGACCTACTGA
- a CDS encoding alpha-ketoacid dehydrogenase subunit beta produces MTDLQKLTIGKALNLGLRRAMEENPKVLIMGEDVGKLGGVFRITDGLQKDFGEQRVLDTPLSESGIIGTAVGLAVRGFRPVCEIQFEGFIFPGFDQISSQLAKLHYRTQGKIKMPVVIRVPFGGGIGAVEHHSESPESLFAHIPGLKVVSISNAVDAYWGIQEAIKSDDPVLFFEPKRLYHSGALRAEIDVAGTPAPVFSSQVVREGTTATVVAYGPTVKVALDAAAAAADEGKSLEVIDLRTLSPLDLGPVFESVRKTGRLIALSEAPSESSLTSEIAARVQQECFYSLEAPVLRVTGFDTPYPPAKLEEHYLPDLDRVLHTIDRSLAW; encoded by the coding sequence ATGACCGACCTCCAGAAACTCACCATCGGCAAGGCGCTCAACCTCGGCCTGCGCCGGGCGATGGAAGAGAACCCCAAGGTCCTGATCATGGGCGAGGACGTCGGCAAGCTCGGCGGCGTCTTCCGGATCACCGACGGCCTGCAGAAGGACTTCGGCGAGCAGCGCGTGCTGGACACGCCGCTGTCCGAGTCGGGCATCATCGGCACCGCGGTCGGCCTGGCCGTGCGCGGGTTCCGGCCGGTGTGCGAGATCCAGTTCGAGGGCTTCATCTTCCCCGGGTTCGACCAGATCTCGTCCCAGCTGGCGAAGCTGCACTACCGGACGCAGGGCAAGATCAAGATGCCTGTCGTGATCCGGGTGCCGTTCGGCGGCGGGATCGGCGCGGTCGAGCACCACTCCGAGTCCCCGGAGTCGCTGTTCGCGCACATCCCGGGCCTGAAGGTCGTCTCGATCTCGAACGCCGTCGACGCCTACTGGGGCATCCAGGAAGCGATCAAGTCGGACGACCCGGTCCTGTTCTTCGAGCCCAAGCGGCTCTACCACTCGGGCGCGTTGCGCGCGGAGATCGACGTCGCCGGCACGCCGGCGCCGGTGTTCTCCTCGCAGGTCGTCCGCGAGGGCACGACGGCGACGGTCGTCGCGTACGGCCCGACGGTGAAGGTCGCCCTCGACGCGGCCGCCGCGGCCGCGGACGAGGGCAAGTCCCTCGAGGTCATCGACCTGCGCACGCTCTCGCCGCTGGACCTCGGCCCGGTGTTCGAGTCGGTGCGCAAGACCGGCCGGCTGATCGCGCTGTCGGAGGCGCCGTCGGAGTCGTCGCTGACGTCGGAGATCGCCGCGCGCGTCCAGCAGGAGTGCTTCTACTCGCTGGAGGCGCCCGTCCTCCGGGTGACCGGGTTCGACACGCCGTACCCGCCGGCCAAGCTCGAGGAGCACTACCTCCCCGACCTGGACCGGGTGCTGCACACCATCGACCGCTCGCTCGCCTGGTAA
- a CDS encoding TetR/AcrR family transcriptional regulator, with translation MERADAARNRRAILRATEELLATQGMEHVSMDRVAQAAGVGKGTVFHRFGNREGLMRALVEERVRALSTALSDGPPPLGPGAPPASRLAAFFDAVVDLATKNVTVMAAFEQASTDRLNSPIYLSWHAHVAGLLTAAAPALDADLIAHLLLGSLHSDLMLHLLRTGESHRLALGLRSMIETLLR, from the coding sequence ATGGAACGCGCCGACGCGGCCCGCAACCGCCGCGCGATCCTGCGCGCAACCGAGGAACTGCTGGCCACCCAAGGCATGGAGCACGTCTCGATGGACCGCGTCGCACAGGCGGCCGGCGTCGGCAAGGGCACGGTGTTCCACCGCTTCGGCAACCGCGAAGGCCTGATGCGCGCACTGGTGGAGGAGCGAGTCCGAGCGCTGTCCACGGCCCTTTCCGACGGCCCACCCCCGCTCGGCCCGGGCGCCCCACCGGCGTCCCGGCTGGCGGCGTTCTTCGACGCGGTGGTCGACTTGGCGACGAAGAACGTCACGGTGATGGCGGCGTTCGAGCAGGCCTCGACGGACCGCCTGAACAGCCCGATCTACTTGTCGTGGCACGCACACGTGGCAGGCTTGCTCACCGCGGCGGCCCCGGCACTGGACGCGGACCTGATCGCACACCTGCTGCTGGGTTCGTTGCACAGCGACCTGATGCTCCACCTGCTGCGCACCGGGGAATCCCACCGCTTGGCGCTGGGGTTGCGATCAATGATCGAGACGCTGCTGCGCTGA
- a CDS encoding FxsA family protein: MAVAFLLYVFAEIAAIWAVGSAVGVLGTLGLLLAGAFIGSWLARREGAKAMRAFIETSRAGRSAEKELTDGMLVGLGGVLILVPGFISDVLGLLLMLPPSRAVARRLWLKRMEKRALKFANQRRGPVMVVDSEVVPPSSSSSEEKPHPVIEGRVIEG; encoded by the coding sequence ATGGCTGTCGCGTTCCTGCTCTACGTCTTCGCCGAGATCGCCGCGATCTGGGCGGTCGGCTCAGCCGTCGGCGTGCTCGGCACGCTGGGCCTCCTCCTGGCCGGCGCCTTCATCGGCTCCTGGCTGGCCCGCCGCGAGGGCGCAAAGGCGATGCGCGCGTTCATCGAGACATCCCGCGCGGGGCGGTCGGCGGAGAAGGAACTGACCGACGGCATGCTCGTCGGCCTGGGCGGGGTGTTGATCCTGGTCCCGGGGTTCATCAGCGACGTCCTGGGGTTGCTGTTGATGCTGCCACCGTCACGCGCGGTGGCCCGTCGACTGTGGCTGAAGCGGATGGAGAAGCGAGCGCTGAAGTTCGCCAACCAACGCCGCGGGCCGGTGATGGTGGTGGACAGCGAGGTGGTGCCGCCTTCGTCGTCGTCCTCGGAGGAGAAGCCGCATCCGGTGATCGAAGGCCGCGTCATCGAAGGCTGA